A genomic stretch from Setaria viridis chromosome 1, Setaria_viridis_v4.0, whole genome shotgun sequence includes:
- the LOC117860569 gene encoding uncharacterized protein isoform X2 — protein sequence MPMRDAAQAACVSRAFLGSWRCYPNLAFTVETLGLNENACGNDKKSRDFASTVHHILKKHSGIGVKTFKLNVYNKHEVFLKTNKQEICLVDLENWLQIAIKPGIEELDLSLSERSAIYNFPCSLLSDGIGDSLRYLHLSSCNFHPTVRLGCLRSLTRLALCSVRITGDELECLLSSSFALEWLELKLCSGIICLKIPCLQQLSHLEVITCSRLHVVESKAPNLSSFRFAGDLNIQLSLLGTSRIKKYERFCSGTVFYARTELPSSMANLETLSIYSEVETVNTPMVPSKFLHLKFLTITLGGQTYDVFSLVSFFYASPSLETFILNVRPEESMERISLLEDPSNLRKISEHRHNKLKRVWMINFSSIKTLVELTCHILDSTTSLECLTLDTTHGAPRCSCSVNKSGKCLPMRRNALMEAHRALLAIQTYIKPKVPSTVELNVLEPCSRCHLLEV from the exons ATGCCAATGCGAGATGCTGCCCAAGCTGCCTGTGTGTCTCGAGCATTTTTAGGTTCCTGGAGATGCTATCCCAACCTCGCTTTTACTGTGGAGACTTTGGGCTTAAATGAAAATGCATGCGGAAATGATAAAAAATCAAGAGATTTTGCCAGTACAGTTCATCACATTCTGAAAAAACACTCTGGCATTGGCGTGAAGACATTCAAACTCAATGTTTACAATAAGCACGAGGTTTTTTTGAAAACTAATAAGCAAGAGATTTGTCTTGTTGATCTCGAGAATTGGCTTCAGATTGCCATTAAACCAGGGATTGAAGAACTGGACCTTTCTCTGTCTGAAAGAAGTGCAATTTATAACTTCCCATGCTCACTTTTATCTGATGGAATTGGAGACTCACTTCGATACCTTCACCTTTCCAGCTGTAACTTTCATCCCACGGTCAGACTTGGTTGCTTGAGAAGCTTGACAAGACTCGCGCTGTGTTCAGTGCGTATCACTGGGGACGAGTTAGAATGTCTACTTTCCAGTTCTTTTGCTTTGGAGTGGTTGGAACTCAAGCTTTGCAGTGGAATTATTTGCCTGAAAATACCTTGCCTGCAGCAGCTTAGCCACTTGGAGGTGATAACTTGCTCCAGGTTGCATGTGGTAGAGAGCAAAGCTCCGAATCTATCGAGTTTTCGCTTTGCTGGTGACCTCAATATACAACTCTCGCTTCTGGGAACATCACGAATTAAGAAATATGAAAGATTCTGTTCTGGTACTGTCTTTTATGCTCGTACTGAGCTTCCATCTAGCATGGCAAATCTCGAAACTCTTTCCATATATTCTGAAGTTGAG ACAGTCAATACGCCAATGGTGCCTAGCAAGTTCCTTCACCTCAAGTTTTTGACTATTACTCTTGGTGGACAGACATATGACGTTTTTTCTCTGGTTTCTTTCTTTTATGCTTCTCCTTCCCTGGAGACTTTCATCTTGAAT GTGCGCCCGGAGGAATCAATGGAGCGTATCTCACTTCTTGAAGATCCCTCAAATCTAAGGAAGATATCAGAGCACCGCCACAACAAGCTCAAGCGTGTGTGGATGATCAATTTCTCTTCTATAAAGACCTTGGTTGAGTTGACATGTCATATTCTTGATTCTACAACGTCACTCGAGTGCCTTACATTGGACACCACTCATGGTGCGCCTAGATGTTCATGTTCTGTCAACAAATCTGGAAAATGCTTGCCAATGCGCAGGAATGCACTTATGGAAGCCCATAGAGCACTCTTGGCTATCCAAACGTACATAAAGCCGAAAGTTCCCTCCACAGTCGAGTTAAATGTTTTGGAGCCCTGCAGCCGGTGTCACCTGCTTGAGGTTTAG
- the LOC117860569 gene encoding uncharacterized protein isoform X1: MAMLKLNQLVSLQRQRQRRRQRHRRVRQIQARDGPISSRAKRKGSPCQNDDNSLDGQIKGYSGPNLPEDIWCHIHSLMPMRDAAQAACVSRAFLGSWRCYPNLAFTVETLGLNENACGNDKKSRDFASTVHHILKKHSGIGVKTFKLNVYNKHEVFLKTNKQEICLVDLENWLQIAIKPGIEELDLSLSERSAIYNFPCSLLSDGIGDSLRYLHLSSCNFHPTVRLGCLRSLTRLALCSVRITGDELECLLSSSFALEWLELKLCSGIICLKIPCLQQLSHLEVITCSRLHVVESKAPNLSSFRFAGDLNIQLSLLGTSRIKKYERFCSGTVFYARTELPSSMANLETLSIYSEVETVNTPMVPSKFLHLKFLTITLGGQTYDVFSLVSFFYASPSLETFILNVRPEESMERISLLEDPSNLRKISEHRHNKLKRVWMINFSSIKTLVELTCHILDSTTSLECLTLDTTHGAPRCSCSVNKSGKCLPMRRNALMEAHRALLAIQTYIKPKVPSTVELNVLEPCSRCHLLEV, translated from the exons ATGGCGATGCTGAAGCTGAACCAGCTGGTGTCattgcagcggcagcggcagcggcgccggcaaCGGCATCGGCGTGTTCGCCAAATCCAAGCCCGTG ATGGACCAATTTCTTCACGGGCGAAACGTAAGGGCTCACCTTGTCAAAATGATGATAACTCTCTGGATGGTCAAATAAAGGGGTACTCAGGACCAAATCTTCCAGAG GACATCTGGTGTCATATACATTCCCTAATGCCAATGCGAGATGCTGCCCAAGCTGCCTGTGTGTCTCGAGCATTTTTAGGTTCCTGGAGATGCTATCCCAACCTCGCTTTTACTGTGGAGACTTTGGGCTTAAATGAAAATGCATGCGGAAATGATAAAAAATCAAGAGATTTTGCCAGTACAGTTCATCACATTCTGAAAAAACACTCTGGCATTGGCGTGAAGACATTCAAACTCAATGTTTACAATAAGCACGAGGTTTTTTTGAAAACTAATAAGCAAGAGATTTGTCTTGTTGATCTCGAGAATTGGCTTCAGATTGCCATTAAACCAGGGATTGAAGAACTGGACCTTTCTCTGTCTGAAAGAAGTGCAATTTATAACTTCCCATGCTCACTTTTATCTGATGGAATTGGAGACTCACTTCGATACCTTCACCTTTCCAGCTGTAACTTTCATCCCACGGTCAGACTTGGTTGCTTGAGAAGCTTGACAAGACTCGCGCTGTGTTCAGTGCGTATCACTGGGGACGAGTTAGAATGTCTACTTTCCAGTTCTTTTGCTTTGGAGTGGTTGGAACTCAAGCTTTGCAGTGGAATTATTTGCCTGAAAATACCTTGCCTGCAGCAGCTTAGCCACTTGGAGGTGATAACTTGCTCCAGGTTGCATGTGGTAGAGAGCAAAGCTCCGAATCTATCGAGTTTTCGCTTTGCTGGTGACCTCAATATACAACTCTCGCTTCTGGGAACATCACGAATTAAGAAATATGAAAGATTCTGTTCTGGTACTGTCTTTTATGCTCGTACTGAGCTTCCATCTAGCATGGCAAATCTCGAAACTCTTTCCATATATTCTGAAGTTGAG ACAGTCAATACGCCAATGGTGCCTAGCAAGTTCCTTCACCTCAAGTTTTTGACTATTACTCTTGGTGGACAGACATATGACGTTTTTTCTCTGGTTTCTTTCTTTTATGCTTCTCCTTCCCTGGAGACTTTCATCTTGAAT GTGCGCCCGGAGGAATCAATGGAGCGTATCTCACTTCTTGAAGATCCCTCAAATCTAAGGAAGATATCAGAGCACCGCCACAACAAGCTCAAGCGTGTGTGGATGATCAATTTCTCTTCTATAAAGACCTTGGTTGAGTTGACATGTCATATTCTTGATTCTACAACGTCACTCGAGTGCCTTACATTGGACACCACTCATGGTGCGCCTAGATGTTCATGTTCTGTCAACAAATCTGGAAAATGCTTGCCAATGCGCAGGAATGCACTTATGGAAGCCCATAGAGCACTCTTGGCTATCCAAACGTACATAAAGCCGAAAGTTCCCTCCACAGTCGAGTTAAATGTTTTGGAGCCCTGCAGCCGGTGTCACCTGCTTGAGGTTTAG
- the LOC117845623 gene encoding L-type lectin-domain containing receptor kinase SIT1, with product MRRVPLLLLFLTLHRLRLAPAADQFTFDGFAGANLTLNGTAAVTADGLLMLTNGTTLLKGHAFYPSPLRFHRGAAGGGGAVMRSFSAAYVFGIASEYADLSSPGLAFVVARSTDFSTALQSQYMGLANAANNGNATNHFLAVELDTIVNAEFGDMSDNHVGVNVNGLVSQVASDAGYYDDATSAFRNMSLLNRTAAQVWVDFDARASLVNVTMAPLELPKPKKPLLSTTVNLSAIIDGGEAFVGFSSSTGVVASRHYVLAWSFKMDGGPAPSLNISKLPALPETTVPKPDPSKTLKIVLPIASAAFVFALAIIALLIRWRWHKYAELKEDWEVTFGPHRFSYKDLHHATKGFRDERLLGIGGFGRVYRGVLPVSGVEVAVKKVSHESRQGMKEFVAEVVTIGQLRHRNLVQLLGYCRRHGELLLVYDYMPNGSLDKLLHHQDGPVLNWGQRFRIIKGVACGVLYLHEDWEQVVLHRDIKASNVLLDAEMNGRLGDFGLARLYDHGTDPHTTHVVGTMGYLAPELGHTGRASKASDVFAFGVFMLEVACGRRPVVQDEHGDHHLLVDWVAERWRGGTVTDAVDPRLRGDFVVEEASLVMKLSLLCSHPLPGARPGVQQIVQFLDGSAALPELSEAHLGFNLQTLMRNQVLNSLSSSSTVAGNISDIPAAR from the coding sequence ATGCGCCGCGTtccattgcttcttctcttcctgaCTCTCCATCGCCTTcgcctggcgccggcggccgaccAGTTCACCTTCGACGGCTTCGCCGGCGCGAACCTCACGCTCAACGGCACGGCCGCGGTCACCGCGGACGGCCTCCTCATGCTGACGAACGGCACGACCCTGCTCAAGGGCCACGCCTTCTACCCTTCCCCTCTGCGGTTccaccgcggcgcggcgggcggcggcggcgccgtgatGCGGTCCTTCTCGGCCGCCTACGTGTTCGGCATCGCCAGCGAGTACGCCGACCTGAGCAGCCCCGGCCTGGCCTTCGTCGTGGCCAGGAGCACGGACTTCTCGACGGCGCTGCAGAGCCAGTACATGGGCCTGGCCAACGCGGCCAACAACGGCAACGCCACCAACCACTTCCTGGCCGTCGAGCTCGATACCATCGTCAACGCCGAGTTCGGGGACATGAGCGACAACCACGTCGGGGTCAACGTGAACGGCCTCGTGTCCCAGGTCGCCAGCGACGCGGGCTACTACGACGACGCCACCAGCGCGTTCCGGAACATGAGCCTGCTGAACCGCACGGCGGCGCAGGTGTGGGTGGACTTCGACGCGCGCGCCTCGCTGGTCAACGTCACCATGGCTCCCCTCGAGCTGCCCAAGCCGAAGAAGCCGCTGCTCTCCACCACGGTTAACCTCTCAGCGATCATCGACGGCGGCGAAGCCTTCGTCGGCTTCTCGTCGTCCACCGGCGTCGTCGCCAGCCGCCACTACGTGCTCGCCTGGAGCTTCAAGATGGACGGTGGCCCAGCCCCGTCGCTGAACATCTCCAAGCTGCCAGCCTTGCCGGAGACGACAGTCCCCAAGCCTGATCCTTCGAAGACACTCAAGATCGTGCTGCCGATAGCGTCAGCGGCATTCGTGTTCGCATTGGCCATCATCGCCCTTCTGATCCGCTGGCGGTGGCACAAGTACGCAGAGCTCAAAGAGGACTGGGAGGTCACGTTCGGCCCGCACCGATTCTCGTACAAGGATTTGCACCACGCCACCAAAGGTTTCCGCGACGAGCGCCTGCTCGGCATCGGCGGGTTCGGGAGGGTGTACAGGGGAGTGCTCCCCGTGTCCGGGGTGGAGGTCGCGGTGAAGAAGGTGTCCCATGAGTCGAGGCAAGGGATGAAGGAGTTCGTCGCCGAGGTGGTCACTATCGGCCAGCTCCGGCACCGGAACCTCGTCCAGCTTCTTGGCTACTGCCGGCGACACGGCGAGCTCTTGCTGGTCTACGATTACATGCCGAATGGCAGTCTCGACAAGCTATTGCACCATCAAGACGGTCCCGTTCTGAACTGGGGTCAAAGGTTCAGGATCATCAAAGGCGTCGCGTGCGGCGTACTGTACCTCCACGAAGACTGGGAGCAAGTGGTCTTGCACCGGGACATCAAGGCGAGCAACGTGCTCCTCGACGCCGAGATGAACGGGAGGCTAGGCGACTTCGGCCTGGCGAGGCTGTACGACCACGGCACGGACCCACATACCACGCACGTGGTTGGGACGATGGGGTACCTTGCCCCGGAGCTCGGGCACACCGGCAGGGCGTCCAAGGCCTCCGACGTGTTCGCCTTCGGCGTGTTCATGCTGGAGGTCgcctgcggccggcggccggtcgTGCAGGACGAGCACGGCGACCACCACCTGCTGGTGGACTGGGTGGCCGAGCGGTGGCGCGGGGGGACGGTCACCGACGCCGTCGACCCGCGCCTCCGGGGCGACTTCGTCGTGGAGGAAGCGAGCCTGGTGATGAAGCTAAGCCTGCTGTGCTCGCATCCGTTGCCCGGTGCGCGCCCCGGCGTCCAGCAGATCGTGCAGTTCCTGGATGGCAGCGCGGCGCTCCCGGAGCTGTCGGAAGCTCACCTAGGATTCAACTTGCAGACACTGATGCGAAACCAGGTGCTGAACTCCCTCTCTTCGTCATCGACCGTAGCTGGTAACATCTCTGACATACCTGCAGCAAGATGA